A stretch of DNA from Fibrobacter sp. UWB11:
GTTTCTATCGGCACTTCGTGCCTCCAGAATGACAACGCTTAGAATACAGAAAAGGGCCGCTTGCGCGACCCTTCTCTAAAGATTCTTTGGAATCCGAAATTACTTCAACACGATCTTGTTGGAGAAGTTGACGGACTTGCCAGCAACGCGAACCATGTAAACGCCAGCATCGAGAGCAGCGAGGTTCATTGCGCTAGAAGCGTCACCCTTAGCAACAACCTGACCCTGGAGGTTCATGACTTCTGCAGTAGCGTTGGACTTAACGCCAGAGAAGCTGAGGGTACGGCCAGTGAGGTTTGCCTTAACAGAGGAAGAAGCACGGACAGCCTTAACATTTGTCTGACCGCAGATGGACGGGCAGGTGCCACCAGTGTACGGACCGATAGCGCAGATGTTGAAGTCATAGTTACCAGCAGCAGCCTGGATCTTGAACTTAACAGCAACGAGCTGTGCAGCAGCGTCAGTACCGCTCATCTTTGTGGTACCCTTGTACCAAGACGGCTGAGTAAAGCCAGACCACGGAATGGACTTCGTTGCAGCGGCAGAAGCAGCCTTAGCAAGAGAAGCAGCCGGGTTAGCGTAACCGATCGTTGCGTCAACGTCGCCGAGACCGAGTTCGAGAGACGGAGCAGCAGCAGAAGTATAAGTAATGCAGAGGCCACCCCAAGCAGAAGCGTCACCCGGCACCGGATCACCAGAAGCACCTTCACCAACGACGTTGAAGCCGATACCAACGAACGGGTTATAGGTCAAGGAACCCTTGGCAAGAGCTGCAGTACCGCAGATACCACCGCAGTGTTCAACAACCGGGTCCATAGCGGTAGCAGAGTATTCGTTACCGAGTTCGACCGGCCAAATAACCTTGGATTCACCACCGTCACCGTCGTCGCCGTAGCTGAACCAGTAACCGTAGGTGTTACTATCGTTACCAATACCAGTTTCGACCTGCGGAGCATCGCCCAGCCAGGTGTCAAAAGCAAATACAGCAGAGGCAGCGAGAAGTGCCGATGCAAGTGTAAGTTTCTTATTCATAATTCTCTCTCTTTTTTAACTGTTTTACCCAAATTGGGTGATTTGGACAACAATATATTTTTTTTTCTTCAAAAATGCCATACTTACAGCCATTTGAAAAAAAAATTTACATTAGAAGATACAAACCGCCCTTTCTCTAGTAATATAGCACATCGCGAGCGGCCAAAGTACATACAAATTTCCTTACAAATTACTTTTGTGTATTTTATCACATAAATGGAACGCAACTTTTTTATTACGATAACGGGTATTTCATTCTAGCCCGCAGAAAGCTACATTATATAGTAATACCAAACAGGGTGACGGTGTAAAACCCAAACACAAAAGCTCAACGAGCAACGTGTTACAATAGTAAACAAAAAATTAGCCTAAAATGTTTACTATCTTGGATTTATTAAGATAATTTTTGTCAAAACAAAAGGAAACAACACTCATGAAATTGACAAAGCTACTGACAAGCATCTTGGCAGGCGCGGCTATATCCGCCTTTGCAGCCGATGCATCAACAGCAACCCCCAAGAAAGTTGGGCCGGTATCTTATTACGGCGCACTCCACACTAGCGGCAGTAAGATTATTGGCGCGAAGAATAACCAGCAGGTCATGCTCCGCGGCGTGAGCCTTTTCTGGTCCGATGCAACGGGTCTTTCTTACTATAACCCGACCGTCATTTCATGGGTTGTAGACAACTTGAAGATCGACGTGTTCCGTTACGCCATGGGTATCGAATACTACGACTCCAATGGCGGCACCAAGAACAAGCTGGACGATCAGGTTTCTTATACGAAGTCCCCGGAAGGCCAACTCTCCACCATCGACAGAATGGTCCAGGCTGCTATCGAAAACGACGTCTATATCGTCATCGACTGGCATAGCCACAGAGCTCACCTCGAAACAAGCATCGCCAAGGATTTCTTCGCCAAGATTTCCCAGAAATACAAAGATGTCCCGAACATCATCTATGAAATCTACAACGAACCGGTCAGCGGTAGCGGTGGCGACTGGGGTGCCATCAAGAACTACGCCAACTCCGTTGTCCCAGCCATCCGTACCAACACGCAGAACTTGATCATCGTCGGTACGCCGAACTGGTCTCAGCACCCGGAACAGGGCGCAAGAGACCCGATCCAATCCACGAACATTGCTTACGTTTTGCACTTCTACGCCTCCAGCCACTCCAAGGGTAGCTACGGCAGTAACGTCTCTAGCGCACTCAGCGCCGGTTATCCGGTGTTCATCTCTGAATGGGGTACCACGAACGCTGACGGTGACGGCGAACCGAACTCCAGCGCAACAAACGAATGGACTCAGTTCATGGACCAGAACATGATTCCGAACTGCAACTGGAGCTTGCGTCAGCAGACTTCCGATGTGGACCAGAAGAGTGAAAAGTCCGCCATCTTCGCTGGTGAAAAGTCCCTCATCACGGCCGCAGCCCTCGATGCAGCAACTTTCACCTCCTCGGGTAATATCATCAAGAGCTACCTCACCAAGAACGCACGTTCCTGGGCAGACTCCCTCGTCAAGGGCAAGAGCGGCAGCTGCTCCTTCAAGGCTACAACAGCCAAGCAGACTGACGGCAAGATTTCTGGAGTCCTCAAGTCCGGTTGTACTTACACTTCCAGCAACGAAAAGGTTGCTTCCGCTTCTGGCAGCGACATCGTCGTGGGCGACTATGGTTTCGCCATCCTCACTGGTAATGACGGTTCTCAGTCTATCGTGACGGTCAAGCAAGTTGCAGGCCAGACCATCACGAACCTCTCTGATATCACTTGCAATTACTCCGGTAGCTGCACTGCCGCATCCAAGAACGGCATGTCTCGCGACTTCGACGGTGACGGCGTCAAGGACTACCTCCTCACCATGGACGACAAAACCAATGAAGGCTCCAAGTTCACCCTCACTTCTCTTGACCCGACAACCGTTTCTGTAAGCAAGTCCAAGTGCACCAACAACAACTGCTCCAACTCTCAGAAGAACCAGCAAGTTTGGATGTTGCACTTCCACAAGTACGGCACAGCCAAGGTCGTTGCATCGGCACCTGCAATTACAGGTTTCCGCGCCATGCAGGACACCTTCGAAATTACTTATAAGAAGGGTTCCTACAACATGAACAACAAGTTCAAGGACCAGACCATCGCTCTTGGCGGCACCACTACTGAAGGCTTCCCGGACGCAATGCTTGGCAGCGCAGTGACCTACACGTTCAACGGCCAGCCCACCACGCCTTACTTGACAAAGGTCGGCAACGCATTCGTCGGCGGAAACCAGAACGCAATTTTCGTTGTCACGGCTCACATTGCTGAGACTGCGGACTACGAAGAATTCGAAAGATCTGTAACGGTTATCGTTGGCGACGCTGGTACCGCAGTCAACTTGGCCGATTGGATCGCATACACGCAGCCGGCAGCCATCAAGCCGACCAACAAGATTGCAAACAGCCTCAACGCACGCATGAACGGCTCGATGCTCCAGTTCACGACCAAGAATACCGGTCTCGTGAAGGTCGACATCTACGATGCTCTCGGCGCAAGCGTGAAGCAGATGTCCGAAGTCTACGGCAATGGCAGCCACGCCATCGACCTCAAGGGTCTCCCGAACGGCTCCTACACGCTCGTTGTCCGCCAGGGTAGCCAGAAGGCTTCCATCCGCTGGACGAACAAGTAAGTAGTAGATAATGGCGGGTTCAACCCGCAAAACAGATATGAAAAACTCCAGCCGCTGGCTGGAGTTTTTTTCTTGCAAAAATTTTGAAAAGGAGATGCCCGCTCGGTGGCGGGCATGACAACGCATTTTCGTGAAGATTCTTGTAAGGTTCTATTGTTTCGAGCCGTTCAGCTTGTAAGAGCGTTCTCCATCGCGGATAATCACGTTATTGCGGGTACGCTCAACGAAGGGAACTTTTTGCTTTTGTGCGGACTTAGAGATTGAGTTCAACCTTGCCGTGTGCTTATTCTCATCGTAAACATAACGTCCGATGTAGACTCCATAGCCCGACAATCTATTAGCAAATTGAATACAGTCTGCGCCTATCGTTTCACCACAAACGCTCAGGTAAACATCAATATTACCACCGCTCCAATCTCCATATTTAAGTTCGCTCAGATTTACGTCAAATGAAATTTCATTGTTGCCATCAAACGTCATTACAGTATCTCCGCCAGCAACCGAAATTGTACGGCTATGGACGTCACGAAAATCAACATTTGACATTTCAATATATTTTGCCAATGGTGCAGGGACGGTATCCAAATTTCCCTGCCTTTGAGGAATCGACAAGACCAATTTCGTTTTCATCTTGCGCGTCAAATTCCCAAAACCTACATTCTGAAAGCGCAACTTCGCACGGAACATGCCATCAGAGCCCACCGTATCGCTCAGCCAAGATTCGCGCAGAACGTAACGGTAGCCCAAGTGGTCATTAATGTACTTGAAACCCGTAAGCGAATCAATTTTCGTGCCATCGTACTCAAAATCTGTCCCTTTAAAATGAGATTTTTTCCAGCTATCAATCAGGTTGTTGTTCCACTGGATATTCAAATAGCTCGTATGTGTGCGGAAGCCCTCGTATGCAAGGAATTCCGGCGTATTGATGACCTGATAACCGTTTGCAGTCGTAAGCGCCTCGCCGCCATAAGGCGTGTTGATACCGTACTTTTCGAGCCAAGCAACACCTTCTTCGCGGCAGATGGACGTTTTGCAATCCGCGCCCCACGTGCCATAATCATATTGCGTACCCAAGTAGCCATCGTTGAACATTCCCACGCGGTACATCGTATCGCCCTTGGCTTTTGCGATTTCAGCAAACTTTTCGCCATCGATATGGAAGTCCACGCCCCAATTGTCAAAACCGAGCACCTTCGCTGAATAGTTCCCTGTTCGCGTTAGAATCTTGAGTTCAGGAGGTGTGCTGCGGAGCATCAGGTTCGTCGCTTCGGCAACGCGGTCATAAGTAATGCTCGTGTCGGAGTGCATTTCGCCATAGGCGCCGTGCATGCCCATTTCGAGCGCGACAATCACATCGGTATTCTTTGAAAGCACAGGGGCAAGCTGCTCCACATGGCGTAACACCCACTTGTGTTCCGGTGTCACGTTGCTACGGCCATTGTACCACGGGTCATAACAGATGCGCACGATAACGTGCCCACCATTCTTGCGGATATTGTCAAACGTCGTCTGCAAAACGCCTAGAGCATCTTCCGTGAGGTCCTGGCTTTTGCCCCATGTCGTATCCTTCTTGCCACCCGTTGTATCAATCCCAAGCCATGCACGGCTACTAAATTCCGAGATTTCAGCACGCAAATGCAAAAGCTTGCTATACGGTTTTTCGATCGGCTTACCGCCCGAAGGCTTTATATGCAATACCTGCGGTGTGTAGAATCCGCGGTCGTAATTCGTTAGAGTAAGCATGTGGTCGGTCGTGTCGATATCCTGTTTCACGAGCCCCGCCGCAAAAACAGGAGATTGCGGCAAGGCAAGCAACATAACCATAAGTGCAGAATGCGCAAAATGCGCGGCACCCCTCAAATTGAAAAAACTAGAAACACTCATACCCGTAATATATATCAAATCAACGCAGAAAGCCCGACGTTTCCGCCGGGCCCCTAACATTTCACAAATGTTTCTACCCTGAACTCAATTAGTTCACGCGGTTAAATGCGTAACCGATAGCAACCTTTTCCGTGCTAGAAAGGTTGTTGTAGCGCTTGATCTTGATCGTCAGCGGATCAGAAGTCGGAGCTACGAAATCGACAAGTTCGAACGGATTGTACGCCGTAGCCGAAGAAGCAATCTTTTTGCCATTCTGCCAAACGCTCAAGTCGAGGTCCTGCGCAACTCTACGATATCTCATGGCAAATTCACCAGAAGTCAACCAAGAAATTGCAATACGGTAACGTCTGCCCTGCTTGATATTTGCTTCTGTGAACTTGATTTCGCGATCAGAATCGAAGTTGGAATTATTATTACCAGCCCAGAAGTTCCAACGGTTATCCTTACCCTGTGCAAAATTCCCATAGTACGGAATACCCGCTTCAAAGTCATTCGTGCCATCAATGTCGAATTCCGGATTCTGAACAGGATTACTGCCCACAATCAAGACAGCCTTGACGAGTTCAGGATGCCACCACAAGAACGGATGGTTAGAAAGCAAGTTTGCAGTCATGCCCGCCATAAACGGAGTTGCAGCACTCGTTCCATTGAAGTAACCGTTATAGGTGTCACCCGGTTTTGCCGTGTACGACGGATCATCCGGGAAAATGAAGTTCGTATAGTTCGCAACTTCCGGCTTGTCGCTAAAAGTACGGCCATTCTTGGAAGAAGAATAATCCACGTACTTGTTATCTACCGGGGAAATAGCGCCAACGGAAATAGCGTTGAGAGCCCTGCTCGGAGAACCAACGAAGCTTTCGCGACCTTCGTTGCTTGCAGCAACAAATTCAACCACGCCATTTTCATAGATATAGTTGTCCATTGTTGCATCGCCATCCGTGTAATCGCCTACATCATTTTCAATGACATAGTCCCAGGAATTCGAGCCCACCAGAATCGGTGTTGTGTAATTGGCAGGATTTGCCGGGCCATAAACATCTTGCAAGCCATAAAGCTTTGACTCCGGAGCTGTTGTCTGCAAGATTCTCATTACACCGATTGCATGGGTAGAATACGAATTGCAAGGAAGTTCCAACTGCTGGAAATAACCGGGATTTATATAGTTTCTCGGAACGCAGCCACCTTCATTGTAATGGACGCCAACGCCCTTTC
This window harbors:
- a CDS encoding T9SS type A sorting domain-containing protein: MNKKLTLASALLAASAVFAFDTWLGDAPQVETGIGNDSNTYGYWFSYGDDGDGGESKVIWPVELGNEYSATAMDPVVEHCGGICGTAALAKGSLTYNPFVGIGFNVVGEGASGDPVPGDASAWGGLCITYTSAAAPSLELGLGDVDATIGYANPAASLAKAASAAATKSIPWSGFTQPSWYKGTTKMSGTDAAAQLVAVKFKIQAAAGNYDFNICAIGPYTGGTCPSICGQTNVKAVRASSSVKANLTGRTLSFSGVKSNATAEVMNLQGQVVAKGDASSAMNLAALDAGVYMVRVAGKSVNFSNKIVLK
- a CDS encoding cellulase family glycosylhydrolase, coding for MKLTKLLTSILAGAAISAFAADASTATPKKVGPVSYYGALHTSGSKIIGAKNNQQVMLRGVSLFWSDATGLSYYNPTVISWVVDNLKIDVFRYAMGIEYYDSNGGTKNKLDDQVSYTKSPEGQLSTIDRMVQAAIENDVYIVIDWHSHRAHLETSIAKDFFAKISQKYKDVPNIIYEIYNEPVSGSGGDWGAIKNYANSVVPAIRTNTQNLIIVGTPNWSQHPEQGARDPIQSTNIAYVLHFYASSHSKGSYGSNVSSALSAGYPVFISEWGTTNADGDGEPNSSATNEWTQFMDQNMIPNCNWSLRQQTSDVDQKSEKSAIFAGEKSLITAAALDAATFTSSGNIIKSYLTKNARSWADSLVKGKSGSCSFKATTAKQTDGKISGVLKSGCTYTSSNEKVASASGSDIVVGDYGFAILTGNDGSQSIVTVKQVAGQTITNLSDITCNYSGSCTAASKNGMSRDFDGDGVKDYLLTMDDKTNEGSKFTLTSLDPTTVSVSKSKCTNNNCSNSQKNQQVWMLHFHKYGTAKVVASAPAITGFRAMQDTFEITYKKGSYNMNNKFKDQTIALGGTTTEGFPDAMLGSAVTYTFNGQPTTPYLTKVGNAFVGGNQNAIFVVTAHIAETADYEEFERSVTVIVGDAGTAVNLADWIAYTQPAAIKPTNKIANSLNARMNGSMLQFTTKNTGLVKVDIYDALGASVKQMSEVYGNGSHAIDLKGLPNGSYTLVVRQGSQKASIRWTNK
- a CDS encoding DUF4832 domain-containing protein, which translates into the protein MVMLLALPQSPVFAAGLVKQDIDTTDHMLTLTNYDRGFYTPQVLHIKPSGGKPIEKPYSKLLHLRAEISEFSSRAWLGIDTTGGKKDTTWGKSQDLTEDALGVLQTTFDNIRKNGGHVIVRICYDPWYNGRSNVTPEHKWVLRHVEQLAPVLSKNTDVIVALEMGMHGAYGEMHSDTSITYDRVAEATNLMLRSTPPELKILTRTGNYSAKVLGFDNWGVDFHIDGEKFAEIAKAKGDTMYRVGMFNDGYLGTQYDYGTWGADCKTSICREEGVAWLEKYGINTPYGGEALTTANGYQVINTPEFLAYEGFRTHTSYLNIQWNNNLIDSWKKSHFKGTDFEYDGTKIDSLTGFKYINDHLGYRYVLRESWLSDTVGSDGMFRAKLRFQNVGFGNLTRKMKTKLVLSIPQRQGNLDTVPAPLAKYIEMSNVDFRDVHSRTISVAGGDTVMTFDGNNEISFDVNLSELKYGDWSGGNIDVYLSVCGETIGADCIQFANRLSGYGVYIGRYVYDENKHTARLNSISKSAQKQKVPFVERTRNNVIIRDGERSYKLNGSKQ
- a CDS encoding S8 family serine peptidase encodes the protein MNKKMLALTAMAVLVGGSASYAKPISKDADVLETELVGESAESRMDKGVQKFVEAQKKNNLKRSVLVTSDLLGRRGGSLKGKGSLKYEINDSDVQKIKVVISDIKVNDATVQNTNGRYEFNSESNQKVYWLNGSKVSEKDYLDKADKRRKKYDSSRKSFRAPRIAYLTASEIEKELSSNETTYISEYKKPKPQITYGVNEFWDYRRILVKSGVTAYAHNNGIKGKGVGVHYNEGGCVPRNYINPGYFQQLELPCNSYSTHAIGVMRILQTTAPESKLYGLQDVYGPANPANYTTPILVGSNSWDYVIENDVGDYTDGDATMDNYIYENGVVEFVAASNEGRESFVGSPSRALNAISVGAISPVDNKYVDYSSSKNGRTFSDKPEVANYTNFIFPDDPSYTAKPGDTYNGYFNGTSAATPFMAGMTANLLSNHPFLWWHPELVKAVLIVGSNPVQNPEFDIDGTNDFEAGIPYYGNFAQGKDNRWNFWAGNNNSNFDSDREIKFTEANIKQGRRYRIAISWLTSGEFAMRYRRVAQDLDLSVWQNGKKIASSATAYNPFELVDFVAPTSDPLTIKIKRYNNLSSTEKVAIGYAFNRVN